One window of the Rufibacter radiotolerans genome contains the following:
- a CDS encoding T9SS type A sorting domain-containing protein, whose translation MKNLYSSCKVLVLVVCLLSLQMVANAQVDLPLTGSYTQNFDALPASGVSANWSDGVTLQGWYARMDTAIPATIVGMTTQSGKLSGSGTNTFACLDINTDKAIGFRAKGGTTTYGVRFKNNTTKDITGLSLNFLIKAIFTKSNPTPQTLTLSYAIGKDLTNPENTALSWTSINNSNGTTAFVLAQPNISTSISNFKLLVGQELFIRVVDAHTNSSGNEDDLAIDNFTVSVTGSSTPVPLPVTLTSFSAKRAGDVVNLAWATASEKDNDYFEVQQSEDGKAFQAVGERVKGHGTTSVVQSYKAAVTAAATKTLYFRLKQVDFDGKFEYSKVIAVKAADTKTSVKTALEVYPNPTTSKVTVNITETTGTAAVTLFHSSGRVVLKQEVQLAAGKGIELDLAGQHAGIYYLQVQTATSKATTRIVKK comes from the coding sequence ATGAAAAACTTGTACTCATCTTGTAAGGTTCTGGTGTTGGTAGTGTGTTTGCTTTCTCTGCAGATGGTTGCAAATGCACAGGTTGATTTACCTCTTACTGGAAGTTATACCCAGAATTTTGATGCTCTGCCTGCATCAGGCGTTTCAGCAAATTGGTCTGATGGTGTTACTCTTCAAGGCTGGTATGCTAGAATGGATACAGCAATTCCAGCTACAATAGTGGGGATGACTACACAAAGTGGTAAATTAAGTGGCAGCGGAACAAATACATTTGCCTGCTTAGATATAAATACTGATAAAGCAATAGGATTTAGAGCAAAGGGAGGTACAACTACTTATGGGGTGCGTTTTAAAAACAATACCACTAAAGATATAACCGGGTTAAGTTTAAATTTTTTGATTAAAGCTATTTTTACTAAATCTAACCCTACCCCTCAAACCTTAACTCTTAGTTATGCAATAGGCAAAGATTTGACTAATCCTGAGAATACTGCCTTATCATGGACCTCAATTAATAATTCTAACGGAACCACAGCATTTGTGTTGGCCCAACCTAATATTTCAACCTCCATCAGCAACTTTAAATTACTTGTTGGTCAAGAACTCTTCATAAGAGTTGTAGATGCTCACACAAACAGCTCAGGAAATGAAGATGATCTTGCCATAGATAACTTTACAGTTTCAGTTACTGGCTCATCGACTCCTGTTCCCCTCCCCGTTACCCTAACCTCCTTCTCCGCCAAAAGAGCTGGTGACGTAGTGAACCTGGCCTGGGCCACTGCTTCTGAAAAAGACAATGATTACTTTGAAGTGCAGCAGAGCGAAGACGGAAAAGCTTTCCAGGCAGTAGGTGAGAGAGTAAAAGGCCACGGAACTACTTCTGTTGTTCAGTCTTACAAAGCCGCTGTTACAGCTGCAGCCACTAAAACACTTTACTTCCGCCTGAAGCAAGTAGACTTTGACGGAAAATTTGAATACTCAAAAGTAATTGCTGTAAAAGCGGCAGATACTAAAACAAGCGTAAAAACGGCGCTGGAAGTATATCCTAACCCAACTACCAGCAAAGTGACCGTGAACATAACTGAAACTACTGGCACAGCGGCAGTAACATTGTTCCATAGCAGCGGACGTGTGGTCCTGAAGCAAGAGGTACAACTGGCCGCTGGCAAAGGCATTGAGTTAGACTTGGCCGGTCAGCACGCAGGTATCTATTATCTGCAGGTACAAACCGCCACCAGCAAAGCCACTACCCGTATTGTAAAGAAATAA
- a CDS encoding YDG domain-containing protein translates to MKNLYSSFKDLLLVVCLLALEIVRQAKSGTSSFAKNSFSNQILATFIIVGLSLTASFNSEAQTIQVNGVTPNPVCAGSVVTIAFTATNQNGNGNSSSHYSETSSFQVYVSAAGGAAPYTLVGTLNRNPYSGFSVGTGGYANQLSGTITLPNNLSGSYTIALVSVNPTSIGAIGTGASPAFTVYGTTAAPTNPTNRSFTYGEVNPNKTLQVTVPAGYTVNWYSDATGTNRVATNSTSFLVNQTTAGTFTYYAEAINELGCVSGTRTPASLTINKRLLTISSPAAVSKTYDGTNATTITGTLQNALTGDDVAFIGTGVFGSVNVGIGISCASNCTLKGDAKDNYTLVQPTGLSAAINPKSLTLTAVGINKEYDGSRIAAVTLSSDKYPADNLSVVYSVAEFSDKNAGSNKTININGISLRNNDLGNYTLAGTTVPSASAAITPKGIVGFFIAKDKEYNGTTAAEVVSRSVAGQLEGDNVSLFGGTATFDTPEIGTNKVVTLSGASLAGNDAGNYFLNSVATATAAITKPVTPLPVSLISFTGKQADGSVKLSWSTASEKDNEYFQVERSKDGKNFHAIGKVAGNGTSSLRLDYSFLDAASGSGTIYYRLKQVDFDSKFEYSKVIAVKATAHKEAQATLAVYPNPTVGDVSVVTSTDLSGAASLTLFHSSGKAVLQKSIQVEAGQPVNFSLGNLAPGVYYLQIQTATSKATTRVVKQ, encoded by the coding sequence ATGAAAAACTTGTACTCATCTTTTAAAGATCTTTTGCTGGTAGTGTGTTTGCTTGCTTTGGAGATAGTGCGCCAAGCAAAATCAGGAACTTCCTCTTTTGCTAAAAACTCTTTTTCAAACCAGATTCTTGCTACTTTTATAATAGTAGGATTGTCTTTGACAGCTAGCTTTAACTCAGAAGCTCAAACCATTCAGGTTAATGGGGTTACGCCAAATCCAGTTTGTGCAGGATCAGTTGTTACTATTGCATTTACAGCCACCAATCAAAACGGAAACGGAAATTCTTCATCCCATTATTCAGAAACATCTTCCTTTCAAGTATATGTAAGTGCTGCGGGCGGGGCAGCTCCTTACACGTTAGTTGGTACTTTGAATAGAAATCCTTACAGTGGTTTTTCTGTTGGGACGGGCGGATATGCAAACCAGTTATCTGGGACAATAACGCTTCCAAATAACTTAAGTGGTTCTTATACTATCGCTCTTGTATCTGTTAACCCTACTTCTATTGGTGCAATTGGGACAGGGGCATCACCTGCCTTTACAGTTTATGGCACGACAGCTGCTCCTACAAATCCAACTAACAGATCTTTCACGTATGGAGAAGTTAATCCAAATAAAACGCTGCAAGTAACAGTGCCTGCAGGTTATACTGTTAACTGGTATAGTGATGCTACAGGCACCAATAGAGTTGCGACCAACTCTACCTCCTTTCTAGTAAACCAAACCACTGCTGGAACCTTCACTTATTATGCAGAAGCTATAAATGAATTAGGTTGCGTTAGCGGAACAAGAACTCCTGCAAGCCTTACTATCAATAAAAGGTTACTCACCATTTCTAGCCCTGCTGCTGTATCCAAAACGTATGATGGCACAAATGCTACCACTATCACAGGTACTTTGCAAAACGCCTTAACTGGAGATGATGTAGCCTTTATAGGAACAGGCGTATTTGGCTCTGTGAATGTAGGAATTGGTATCAGCTGCGCCTCCAATTGCACACTTAAGGGTGATGCAAAAGATAATTATACCCTTGTTCAGCCAACGGGTTTAAGTGCGGCTATTAACCCTAAGTCTCTTACTTTGACAGCTGTTGGTATTAACAAGGAGTATGATGGTTCAAGAATCGCCGCCGTCACTCTATCGTCTGACAAATACCCTGCAGATAATTTATCTGTAGTTTACTCTGTGGCAGAATTTTCAGACAAAAACGCGGGTTCGAACAAAACTATTAATATCAATGGCATCTCTTTAAGAAACAATGATCTAGGTAATTACACACTTGCTGGTACAACTGTGCCTAGTGCCTCTGCCGCCATCACCCCCAAAGGAATTGTGGGCTTCTTTATAGCAAAAGACAAAGAGTATAATGGAACAACAGCAGCAGAAGTTGTTTCTAGATCTGTTGCCGGACAACTTGAAGGAGATAATGTTAGCTTATTTGGCGGAACTGCCACCTTTGATACTCCTGAAATAGGTACTAACAAAGTTGTTACATTAAGTGGTGCTTCATTGGCGGGTAATGATGCAGGGAATTATTTCCTGAACTCTGTAGCTACTGCAACTGCTGCCATCACAAAACCTGTTACTCCTCTCCCTGTTTCATTGATCTCCTTCACCGGAAAGCAAGCTGATGGTTCTGTTAAGCTTTCCTGGTCTACGGCCTCTGAGAAGGACAACGAGTACTTCCAAGTGGAGCGGAGCAAGGATGGTAAGAACTTCCATGCCATTGGCAAGGTGGCTGGCAATGGGACAAGCAGCCTTCGCCTTGACTACAGCTTCTTAGACGCGGCCTCTGGATCAGGCACTATCTACTACCGCCTCAAGCAAGTAGACTTTGATAGCAAGTTTGAATACTCTAAAGTAATAGCGGTAAAGGCCACTGCCCACAAAGAGGCCCAAGCGACCTTAGCAGTGTACCCTAACCCAACGGTTGGTGATGTTTCGGTGGTAACCTCTACAGATTTAAGCGGCGCAGCCTCTTTGACCTTATTTCATAGCAGCGGCAAAGCAGTGCTCCAAAAATCAATACAAGTAGAGGCTGGTCAGCCAGTTAATTTCTCCTTAGGAAACCTAGCGCCTGGTGTTTATTACCTTCAGATTCAGACGGCTACTTCTAAAGCTACTACTCGCGTGGTAAAGCAATAG
- a CDS encoding S8 family serine peptidase: MAGCQKEEILEETSASPAASGTTQAVSGKYIVIMKNGNATNVQEQRNRLLQKLGINSERISDVFNGASDGFTGNLSKEEVQQLKQDGDVAYVEQEQAINLEKTTATLFSTTSTTTSTSGQTIPWGVARVGYGDGTGKTVWVIDSGVQSNHPDLNVDKTRSKSFISGDLSYEDGYGHGTAVAGIIGAKNNSEGVVGVAANASIVALRVFDNTGYGTLTRIYSALNHVYKYGKAGDVVNMSLGVAASTLLDDLVKKVAARGIFVAVAAGNSYTNCSNISPARVVASNVYVVSNMTSLSAFNPTSNFGASVNVAAPGTDVQMTWKGSGYATGNGTSYAAPHVAGILAMTGGRVSSQGLVTADPDGKPDPIALK; the protein is encoded by the coding sequence ATGGCTGGTTGCCAAAAAGAAGAGATTTTAGAGGAAACTTCCGCTTCTCCAGCAGCTTCTGGAACTACTCAAGCTGTTTCCGGCAAATACATTGTTATTATGAAAAATGGCAATGCTACAAACGTCCAGGAGCAAAGAAACCGCTTATTACAGAAATTAGGTATTAATAGTGAGCGCATAAGTGACGTCTTTAATGGCGCATCAGATGGCTTTACGGGAAACCTCAGCAAAGAGGAAGTACAGCAATTGAAACAAGATGGCGATGTTGCTTACGTAGAGCAGGAGCAAGCCATTAATCTTGAAAAAACAACCGCTACCCTTTTCTCTACCACTTCCACTACTACTTCCACTTCGGGCCAAACCATTCCCTGGGGCGTTGCCCGCGTAGGCTACGGTGACGGTACTGGCAAGACAGTCTGGGTAATTGACTCAGGCGTGCAGTCTAACCACCCAGACCTGAACGTAGACAAAACCCGCAGCAAATCCTTTATCTCAGGCGATCTTTCTTATGAAGACGGCTATGGCCACGGCACCGCAGTAGCCGGTATTATTGGCGCCAAAAACAACAGTGAAGGCGTAGTAGGTGTAGCCGCCAATGCTTCTATTGTAGCGCTTAGAGTATTTGACAACACTGGTTACGGCACGTTAACCCGCATTTACTCTGCTTTGAACCACGTGTATAAATATGGCAAGGCTGGTGATGTAGTAAACATGAGCCTTGGAGTTGCTGCCTCTACCTTGCTAGATGACTTGGTGAAGAAAGTAGCCGCCCGTGGTATTTTTGTAGCTGTGGCCGCCGGTAACAGCTATACCAACTGCTCTAATATTTCTCCTGCCCGTGTGGTTGCCTCTAATGTGTATGTGGTTTCTAACATGACCTCACTCTCAGCTTTCAACCCTACTTCTAACTTTGGAGCTTCTGTAAACGTGGCAGCTCCTGGTACAGACGTACAGATGACCTGGAAAGGTAGCGGCTACGCAACTGGTAACGGTACTTCCTACGCAGCCCCTCACGTGGCCGGTATCCTGGCCATGACCGGCGGAAGAGTATCAAGCCAAGGATTGGTAACTGCAGACCCAGATGGCAAGCCAGATCCAATCGCGCTTAAATAA
- a CDS encoding T9SS type A sorting domain-containing protein, whose translation MTTFSRYLRVALLSAFTFLSFVPFGFSQAISITSPGVSYTQNFNALPRLLSTDNGTVTSKTWQNEITIPGWSAMVSGVNASIIEINQGTLSDKGLKSVGATANSSERSLGSYASSSEPITYGVRFLNATNRPLVQIGIGFDLQQWYAGPSASSLMVEYRITPKGAAAGAWTSLSTLVSPVSANLNATLDGTASANKTNVSLALSGITLAPEAELAIRWIDDKTNGKDLLAIDNFQLTTTSFEKFFYSSSSTGRELSNISAWNSEVTGNGTAPVSFSDPYQTFVVQAPLTGSHVLTSHLVLPTSSKVVIGTGSPIQFTIPENVRLEAGVMDIAAAATVTITSEVVPTLGQVNLNSTVIYNAKSNQLVKLGSYGNLLIDGAGGNVKKLSQRVVVQGELELRNGARLEAGDFDVVLQDSKKAVKYDVNSFVVTNGKGRLKMKLAPGDSAVFPVGLLKALPVKLKLNASSVADTFSVKVIEGIYTTYENNLPGGFLLNSKVVGKTWIVDEHTAGGTNLAMTLTWNADDMALGFAADSAHLLHYYNQKWDKGTAGKVALRNGLYSVTRSGITSFSPFAVAEPSANLTETAPAPLPVELTYFQAKRVGQQVQFLWATASEKDNAFFTLEQSLNGKSFQPVGQPIKGGGTSAVALTYSYLLPNTNSQTTYFRLKQTDYDGGFEYSKVVAVNPVKTQTQQVQQLSALPNPTVNGKVQLVSNLVSGPTTIVVYQGAGKAVFQKQLELIQGLPVELDLSGQKPGLYLLQVQTTTSKEVIRIVKQ comes from the coding sequence ATGACAACCTTTTCCCGCTACCTTCGGGTGGCCTTATTAAGTGCCTTTACCTTTCTCTCCTTTGTTCCCTTTGGTTTTTCACAGGCCATTTCTATCACCAGCCCAGGAGTTTCGTACACGCAGAACTTTAATGCCTTACCCCGGTTGCTTTCCACTGACAATGGAACCGTAACCTCTAAGACATGGCAGAATGAAATAACCATACCTGGCTGGAGCGCCATGGTGAGTGGGGTTAACGCTTCTATCATTGAAATTAATCAAGGCACTCTTTCTGATAAAGGCCTTAAAAGTGTTGGTGCCACCGCCAACTCCTCAGAACGGTCCTTGGGAAGCTATGCCTCCAGCAGTGAGCCCATTACCTATGGCGTCCGTTTTTTAAATGCCACCAACCGCCCTTTAGTACAGATAGGAATTGGGTTTGATTTACAGCAATGGTATGCGGGGCCTTCTGCTTCCAGCTTAATGGTAGAGTACCGCATTACCCCTAAAGGAGCCGCCGCAGGTGCCTGGACGTCACTCTCCACATTGGTTTCCCCCGTATCTGCTAACCTTAACGCTACCCTTGATGGAACAGCCTCTGCCAATAAAACCAATGTAAGCCTAGCGCTGAGCGGAATCACGTTGGCGCCTGAGGCGGAGTTGGCCATCCGTTGGATAGATGACAAAACAAACGGCAAAGACTTACTTGCCATTGATAATTTCCAGCTTACCACTACCTCTTTTGAAAAGTTCTTTTACAGCAGTTCTTCTACTGGCCGTGAATTGAGCAACATCTCGGCCTGGAACTCAGAGGTAACCGGAAACGGAACGGCCCCGGTTTCTTTTTCAGATCCTTACCAAACCTTTGTGGTGCAGGCACCGCTTACCGGAAGCCATGTACTCACTAGCCATCTGGTATTGCCAACTTCTTCTAAAGTGGTGATTGGCACGGGCTCGCCTATCCAGTTTACAATTCCTGAGAATGTAAGGCTAGAGGCGGGGGTGATGGATATTGCCGCGGCAGCTACCGTGACCATTACCAGTGAAGTAGTCCCAACGCTGGGGCAAGTGAACCTGAACAGTACCGTCATTTACAATGCCAAGAGCAACCAACTGGTAAAGCTGGGCTCTTACGGTAACCTGTTGATTGACGGGGCTGGCGGAAACGTGAAAAAGCTAAGCCAACGGGTGGTAGTACAAGGGGAGTTAGAGCTACGGAACGGGGCCAGACTGGAAGCCGGCGATTTTGATGTGGTACTGCAGGATAGCAAGAAGGCTGTGAAATATGATGTGAACAGTTTTGTGGTGACCAACGGGAAAGGCCGCCTGAAAATGAAGTTAGCCCCAGGGGATAGCGCAGTTTTTCCGGTGGGTCTGCTAAAGGCGCTTCCCGTGAAGCTGAAGCTTAATGCCAGTAGTGTGGCAGATACCTTTAGTGTGAAAGTGATAGAAGGTATCTACACCACTTATGAGAACAACCTGCCTGGAGGGTTCCTGCTTAACAGTAAAGTAGTAGGCAAAACCTGGATAGTTGATGAGCATACCGCTGGTGGTACCAACCTGGCCATGACCCTCACCTGGAACGCAGATGATATGGCACTGGGTTTTGCCGCTGATAGCGCGCACCTGCTTCACTACTACAACCAAAAATGGGACAAGGGTACCGCCGGGAAAGTGGCGCTTAGAAACGGTCTCTACTCTGTTACCAGATCTGGTATTACCTCCTTTTCCCCATTTGCCGTAGCAGAGCCAAGCGCGAACTTAACCGAGACCGCTCCTGCCCCTTTGCCAGTGGAGCTTACCTATTTCCAGGCCAAGCGGGTAGGCCAGCAGGTGCAGTTCCTGTGGGCGACAGCCTCTGAGAAAGACAACGCGTTCTTTACCCTGGAGCAAAGCCTGAACGGGAAGTCCTTTCAGCCGGTAGGCCAACCCATAAAAGGCGGCGGCACCAGCGCAGTAGCCCTAACCTATAGCTACCTTTTGCCAAATACCAATAGCCAGACTACTTACTTCCGGTTAAAGCAAACAGATTATGACGGCGGTTTTGAGTACTCTAAAGTAGTAGCTGTGAATCCGGTCAAAACTCAGACTCAGCAAGTGCAGCAACTCTCGGCTTTGCCAAACCCTACCGTAAATGGGAAAGTACAGTTGGTAAGCAATCTTGTTTCTGGCCCCACAACCATAGTAGTCTACCAGGGAGCAGGGAAAGCGGTTTTTCAAAAGCAATTGGAATTGATCCAGGGCCTACCTGTAGAGCTGGATTTGTCTGGTCAAAAACCGGGTCTCTATTTGCTGCAGGTGCAAACCACCACTTCAAAAGAAGTGATCAGGATAGTAAAGCAATAA
- a CDS encoding sterol desaturase family protein, translating to MKPNHKGSATLFQNPVLERLTHTHIAIPITIFLVIATGLLAYGFLYGFLDVLSAVGLFLAGWLIFSLVEYLAHRFIFHMEPTNDLKRNIQYTFHGNHHDYPKDKTRLAMPPIVSLFLASFFFFVFKLAFGSMVFGLVAGFLFGYALYLFVHYAVHAYAPPKNFLKTLWIHHSIHHYKDPERAYGVSSPLWDWLLGTMPQKSKR from the coding sequence ATGAAACCGAATCACAAAGGATCAGCAACACTTTTTCAAAATCCTGTGCTGGAACGGCTCACGCATACCCACATTGCCATTCCTATCACGATATTTCTGGTTATTGCTACCGGTTTGCTGGCGTACGGCTTCCTGTATGGTTTTTTAGACGTCTTATCTGCGGTGGGCCTTTTTCTGGCTGGTTGGTTGATTTTCTCTTTGGTGGAGTACCTGGCGCACCGGTTCATCTTTCATATGGAGCCTACCAATGACCTGAAAAGAAACATCCAGTATACGTTCCATGGCAACCACCATGATTACCCCAAAGACAAGACACGGTTAGCCATGCCTCCTATTGTGAGTCTGTTTCTGGCCTCTTTTTTCTTTTTCGTGTTCAAACTGGCCTTCGGGAGCATGGTGTTTGGCCTGGTGGCAGGTTTCTTGTTTGGTTATGCCCTGTATCTGTTTGTGCACTACGCCGTGCATGCTTACGCCCCGCCTAAAAATTTCTTGAAAACCCTCTGGATTCACCATAGTATTCACCACTACAAAGACCCGGAGAGAGCCTATGGCGTTTCTTCGCCTCTGTGGGACTGGCTACTGGGTACCATGCCGCAGAAATCCAAACGATAA
- a CDS encoding shikimate kinase, with the protein MADLSSVSVSKAPVVFLVGMPGCGKSTVGRALAHELQYTFLDLDTLIEEQEGATVPQVFEAKGQVYFRQAEALALRQVMQQEKGVVLATGGGAPCFHGNMDFMVEHGTAVYLKVQPSELMARLTRQDLEARPLLREKSPEALEEYLTETLAQRELFYGQAPITVEAGNKAVMEVVGAVKRHLDTLH; encoded by the coding sequence ATGGCAGATCTGTCTTCAGTTTCGGTTTCAAAGGCCCCGGTGGTCTTTTTAGTGGGTATGCCCGGCTGCGGTAAATCTACGGTTGGTCGGGCGCTGGCCCATGAATTACAGTACACCTTTTTAGATCTGGACACGTTAATTGAAGAGCAGGAGGGAGCCACGGTGCCGCAGGTGTTTGAAGCCAAAGGGCAGGTCTATTTCAGGCAGGCCGAGGCCCTTGCGCTACGGCAGGTAATGCAGCAGGAAAAGGGCGTGGTGCTGGCCACCGGCGGCGGCGCACCCTGTTTTCATGGCAATATGGATTTCATGGTAGAACACGGAACCGCCGTTTATCTAAAAGTGCAGCCCTCAGAACTGATGGCCCGTCTGACCCGGCAAGACCTGGAAGCACGCCCCTTGCTTCGGGAAAAATCGCCGGAGGCGCTGGAAGAATATTTGACGGAAACCCTGGCGCAGCGGGAGTTGTTTTATGGCCAGGCACCCATTACGGTAGAAGCTGGAAACAAGGCGGTAATGGAGGTAGTAGGCGCCGTTAAGCGACACCTAGACACCCTCCATTGA
- a CDS encoding BT_3928 family protein, whose product MALRLLSRIAWVLVGGLFIFSGLIKLNDPVGTAIKLEEYFEVFSVDFSKVFLSIKPFALYLSIFLSTLEVVLGVALLVRWRLNQVLWLLFFLTLFFTSLTFYSAYFNKVTDCGCFGDALKLTPWQSFTKDVILLVLILLLLATQRYLLSLGRVTNKIPGFIVLVALLLSVGIGVYAYRHEPFIDFRAYRVGANLPKLMKPSAPLRYQYVMEKGGQQFKFESYPTDTTYVFKQMVPLNPEDGPKITDFNIWNDQGDFTQEMFIGNRLLILVKDVNKADRESFAAINTLLAGLEKTQSPKVVPVVITSSSSQDFDVFRHEINLSAPYFFADATVLKTMIRANPGLLLLKNGIVVGKWHYHDVPQATEVQALLK is encoded by the coding sequence ATGGCGCTCCGTCTGCTTAGTAGAATTGCCTGGGTCTTGGTGGGAGGGCTGTTCATTTTCTCTGGCCTCATCAAGCTCAATGACCCGGTAGGCACCGCCATAAAACTGGAGGAGTACTTTGAGGTTTTCTCGGTTGACTTCTCCAAGGTATTCCTGAGCATTAAACCCTTCGCGCTGTACCTGTCTATTTTCCTGAGTACCCTGGAAGTGGTGTTAGGGGTGGCGTTGCTGGTGCGCTGGCGGTTGAACCAGGTGCTCTGGCTTCTGTTCTTCCTGACGCTGTTTTTTACCTCCCTCACGTTTTACTCGGCGTACTTCAATAAGGTAACTGACTGCGGCTGCTTTGGTGATGCCCTGAAACTTACGCCCTGGCAGTCCTTTACCAAAGACGTGATTCTGTTGGTCTTGATACTTCTGTTGCTGGCCACGCAACGGTATTTGCTCTCCCTTGGTAGGGTGACAAACAAGATACCAGGGTTTATTGTGTTGGTGGCGCTGTTACTTTCCGTAGGGATAGGCGTGTATGCCTACCGGCATGAACCGTTCATTGATTTCAGGGCCTACCGGGTAGGGGCAAACCTACCTAAACTAATGAAACCGTCGGCACCGCTCCGCTACCAGTACGTGATGGAGAAGGGCGGCCAGCAGTTCAAGTTTGAAAGCTATCCCACAGACACCACCTATGTGTTCAAACAGATGGTGCCGCTTAACCCCGAGGACGGGCCCAAGATCACCGACTTCAACATCTGGAACGACCAGGGCGATTTCACCCAAGAGATGTTCATTGGCAACCGCTTGCTCATTCTGGTGAAAGACGTGAATAAGGCAGACCGCGAAAGCTTCGCGGCCATTAACACCCTGCTGGCTGGGTTAGAGAAAACGCAGTCTCCTAAAGTGGTGCCGGTGGTGATCACCTCCAGCAGTAGCCAGGACTTTGACGTGTTCCGGCATGAGATTAACCTGTCGGCGCCGTACTTCTTTGCCGATGCCACGGTGCTCAAGACCATGATCAGGGCTAACCCCGGGCTGTTATTGCTCAAGAACGGCATTGTGGTGGGTAAATGGCATTACCATGATGTGCCCCAGGCAACTGAAGTACAGGCGCTTTTAAAATGA
- a CDS encoding DUF1599 domain-containing protein yields MIHQTAQEYNRVIEACQRLFLQKTQDYGTAWRILRLPSITDQIFIKAQRIRSIQEKGTQKIQDDITSEFVAIVNYCVIALIQEQLLGQGETEQALPVDRVRALYEEEIRKTYALQQDKNHDYGEAWRSMRIESMTDLILMKIYRTKQIEDNDGQTLVSEGVEANYRDMLNYAVFCLIKLNYPNHGAPSA; encoded by the coding sequence TTGATTCACCAAACCGCCCAGGAATACAACCGCGTGATAGAGGCCTGCCAGCGCCTGTTTTTGCAAAAAACTCAGGATTATGGTACTGCCTGGCGCATTCTGCGTTTGCCTTCCATCACAGACCAGATCTTTATCAAAGCGCAGCGCATCAGGTCTATTCAGGAGAAAGGCACCCAGAAGATTCAGGATGATATTACCTCTGAGTTTGTAGCCATTGTGAACTACTGCGTGATTGCCCTCATACAGGAGCAATTGCTGGGGCAGGGCGAGACCGAGCAGGCCTTGCCCGTGGATAGGGTGCGGGCTTTGTATGAGGAGGAGATCAGGAAAACCTATGCCCTGCAGCAAGATAAAAACCATGACTACGGCGAGGCCTGGCGCAGCATGCGTATAGAGTCTATGACCGACCTCATTCTCATGAAGATTTACCGCACCAAGCAGATAGAAGACAATGACGGCCAGACCCTGGTCTCTGAGGGCGTGGAAGCCAATTACCGCGACATGCTCAACTATGCCGTATTCTGCCTCATTAAACTAAACTACCCTAACCATGGCGCTCCGTCTGCTTAG
- the folP gene encoding dihydropteroate synthase → MVLLQQPTVMGILNLTPDSFYPESRMQSVEQTLAQAEKMLTEGATFLDIGGYSTRPGAPEVSEQEELDRVLPIIEALAKDFPEALLSIDTFRSNVAEEAVRRGAHIINDVSGGTLDENMFAVAGKLGVPYLLMHMRGTPQTMANFTHYEKGLLEEVISFFAERVALLRAAGVKDIILDPGFGFAKNIEQNYQLLRHLRELEIFKLPLLIGLSRKSMTYKPLHVGPEEALTGTIVANTLALLNGADILRVHDVKEAMQTIKIVKKTLAP, encoded by the coding sequence TTGGTCTTGCTGCAGCAGCCCACGGTAATGGGTATCTTAAACCTCACCCCAGATTCCTTCTATCCTGAGAGCAGGATGCAGAGTGTGGAACAGACCCTGGCCCAGGCCGAGAAAATGCTGACAGAGGGAGCTACGTTCTTAGACATTGGCGGCTATTCTACGCGGCCCGGTGCCCCGGAGGTTTCAGAACAGGAAGAGCTTGACCGCGTATTGCCAATTATAGAGGCCCTGGCCAAAGATTTTCCGGAAGCACTGCTTTCTATAGATACCTTCCGGTCCAACGTAGCGGAAGAAGCCGTGCGCCGCGGCGCCCACATCATTAATGATGTTTCTGGCGGCACCCTGGATGAGAATATGTTTGCCGTGGCCGGAAAGCTGGGGGTCCCGTACCTTCTCATGCACATGCGTGGCACCCCGCAGACCATGGCTAACTTTACGCACTATGAAAAAGGCCTGCTGGAAGAAGTGATCTCGTTTTTCGCGGAACGCGTGGCCTTGCTGCGGGCGGCGGGCGTAAAAGATATTATCCTGGACCCGGGCTTTGGGTTCGCCAAAAACATAGAGCAGAATTACCAGCTGTTGCGCCACCTACGGGAACTAGAAATCTTCAAGCTGCCGCTCTTAATTGGCCTTTCCCGAAAGTCCATGACCTACAAGCCGCTGCATGTGGGTCCGGAGGAAGCGCTCACCGGCACAATTGTAGCCAACACCCTGGCGTTACTCAACGGAGCCGACATTTTGCGGGTACATGACGTAAAGGAGGCCATGCAGACCATAAAAATTGTAAAAAAGACATTAGCGCCGTGA